The sequence ATTACTACTAATAACAAAGTAGCAATTACAGGAGATATTGCTCTTTTATCTTTTTTTATCATTTTCCCTCTTTTTTATATTAAATTATTATTTTTAATTTAAATACTTTTCTAAATCTCATATACAATTTTTTATTTCTTGTTCTATTTTTTGATTCGAACATAGTAATTTATCATTCTTTATAGTATGAGTTGGAATTACATTGATTTTTGTTATTAAATTCAAATTAGAATAATCAAAAATAGCCAAAACTTCTTCATTATCAGACGCATTTAAATTATTTTGAAAATAATATTCAAAACTACTAATATTTCTTATTTTTCCTTGAGGAAAACTATTTTTTAAATTTATAGACATAATTGGTAATTGTGTAGAATTTGATGCTTTTATTATTGCCCCACTTATGTCATATAGCCCCATATTTTTTAAGGTTAAATTTAATATTTTATTAGAAGAATCACAAGAATAATCCTTTATTATTAATGATAATGTTTCTGGACATTCTTCTGTTTTTGTAGGAATTTGTCTTTTCATCCATGTATAAACCAAGACACTCAAAGAT is a genomic window of Candidatus Pacearchaeota archaeon containing:
- a CDS encoding archaellin/type IV pilin N-terminal domain-containing protein — encoded protein: MKNKKAISEIVAYVLIITIVLSLSVLVYTWMKRQIPTKTEECPETLSLIIKDYSCDSSNKILNLTLKNMGLYDISGAIIKASNSTQLPIMSINLKNSFPQGKIRNISSFEYYFQNNLNASDNEEVLAIFDYSNLNLITKINVIPTHTIKNDKLLCSNQKIEQEIKNCI